From a single Rutidosis leptorrhynchoides isolate AG116_Rl617_1_P2 chromosome 5, CSIRO_AGI_Rlap_v1, whole genome shotgun sequence genomic region:
- the LOC139849977 gene encoding secreted RxLR effector protein 161-like, which yields MSHGIILSNSQSPSTNDDLRRMNGTPYASAIGSIMYTMLCTRPDVSYALSMTSRYQQNPGKSHWMAVKNILKYLRRTKDMFLIYGGVEEDPTVKCYTDASFQTDRDDSRSQSGYVFILNGGAITWKSSKQKVVAQSTTEAEYIAASEATQEAAWMKKFITDLRVMPSIEDPIEIFCDNNGAIAQAKEPRSHHSTKRILRRFHYIRHIVKNGDVCISKVHTDQNLADPFTKALAQSKYEGHARSIGLRYECDWTGL from the coding sequence ATGTCACATGGTATAATATTGAGCAACTCTCAAAGTCCTAGCACAAATGATGACCTTAGACGAATGAATGGAACTCCATATGCTTCTGCAATTGGATCCATTATGTATACCATGTTATGCACAAGACCAGATGTATCGTATGCTTTGAGCATGACGAGTAGATACCAACAAAATCCAGGTAAAAGCCACTGGATGGCTGTCAAGAACATCCTAAAGTACTTGAGAAGGACTAAAGATATGTTTTTGATTTATGGTGGTGTGGAAGAAGATCCTACTGTAAAGTGCTACACAGATGCTAGCTTCCAAACTGATAGAGATGATTCACGATCGCAATCTGGATATGTCTTTATCTTGAATGGAGGAGCTATAACTTGGAAAAGTTCTAAGCAGAAAGTAGTTGCACAATCTACTAcagaagctgaatacattgctgcatcGGAGGCAACACAAGAGGCTGCGTGGATGAAAAAGTTCATTACTGATTTAAGGGTTATGCCAAGCATAGAAGACCCCATAGAAATATTTTGCGATAATAATGGTGCTATTGCTCAAGCAAAAGAACCTAGATCGCATCACAGCACCAAACGTATCCTTAGGAGATTCCACTACATACGTCACATAGTGAAAAACGGAGATGTTTGTAttagcaaagttcacacagatcaaaacctTGCCGATCCTTTTACAAAGGCCTTGGCACAATCAAAATATGAGGGTCATGCTCGGTCCATAGGACTACGTTATGAATGTGATTGGACTGGTTTGTAA
- the LOC139847094 gene encoding F-box/LRR-repeat protein At3g26922-like translates to MDFDHNNVRASLDEDRLSSLPLELIHQILSLFDTKFAVQTCLLLSPRWKLIWTSMPCLNFSCSGFKTLPKFSRFVTHVLSHRNHQVEVSSLNLSFRGEATQVSVRKIVNYAFLHNIQELIVFSSPKNEFPPYFFSSHTLKHLTFATVLCDPCLSPKTPWDFPALTTLYLKNISLCDDYRESIDRFSNCVNLNNLTLEFVTVNAKVFEIITPQLFNLRLIYYRGSNVINVIAHQLENLTIIHCLMKDLNIPLGLSSFCYKGYNPPQWFKNCFNSVNKVSVTLSMYRPRNPYKKGDARGIIKMFHELHSVRYLTLNLDIIECISSFPKLLSTQPSPFSNLIRLNIDSGTRDTCKLKMSTKARNFLL, encoded by the exons ATGGACTTTGACCACAATAATGTTAGAGCATCGCTCGATGAAGATAGATTGAGCAGCTTGCCCCTTGAGCTTATTCATCAAATCCTATCTCTCTTTGACACTAAATTTGCTGTTCAAACGTGTTTGCTGCTATCTCCAAGATGGAAGCTTATCTGGACATCAATGCCATGTCTCAACTTTTCATGTAGTGGATTTAAAACTTTACCCAAGTTCTCAAGATTTGTGACCCATGTTCTGTCTCACCGTAACCATCAAGTAGAAGTGTCCTCGTTAAATCTAAGTTTCCGTGGAGAAGCTACTCAAGTTTCTGTGAGAAAGATTGTGAATTATGCGTTTCTTCACAATATCCAAGAACTAATCGTTTTTAGTAGTCCCAAGAATGAATTTCCCCCTTATTTCTTTAGCTCTCATACTCTTAAGCATCTCACCTTTGCAACCGTCCTTTGTGATCCTTGCCTTTCACCCAAAACACCATGGGATTTTCCAGCTTTAACCACTTTGTATCTAAAAAATATTTCTTTGTGTGATGATTATCGTGAATCCATCGATCGTTTCTCCAACTGTGTCAACTTAAACAACCTCACTTTAGAATTTGTTACGGTCAATGCTAAGGTTTTTGAAATTATCACCCCCCAGCTTTTTAATCTCAGACTTATTTATTACAGAGGCTCAAATGTTATCAATGTGATTGCACATCAACTTGAAAATCTCACTATAATTCATTGCTTAATGAAGGACTTAAATATTCCATTAGGGCTTTCGTCATTCTGCTACAAAGGTTACAATCCCCCACAGTGGTTTAAAAACTGTTTTAATTCTGTGAACAAAGTGAGTGTTACTTTGTCCATGTATCGTCCAAGAAACCCATATAAGAAGGGGGATGCTCGTGGTATTATTAAAATGTTTCATGAGCTCCACAGTGTGCGATATCTTACGCTTAACTTAGACATCATTGAG TGTATTTCCTCATTCCCGAAATTACTATCTACTCAGCCTTCACCCTTTAGCAACTTGATTAGGTTGAATATAGACTCTGGCACGAGGGATACATGCAAACTCAAAATGTCTACTAAAGCTAGAAATTTCTTGCTCTAG